DNA sequence from the Penaeus monodon isolate SGIC_2016 chromosome 28, NSTDA_Pmon_1, whole genome shotgun sequence genome:
NNNNNNNNNNNNNNNNNNNNNNNNNNNNNNNNNNNNNNNNNNNNNNNNNNNNNNNNNNNNNNNNNNNNNNNNNNNNNNNNNNNNNNNNNNNNNNNNNNNNNCAACATAATTAGCAAGTTTGCAAAAGTAATGGTACtcttattaattaaaaaacaacaagaattaaCAGCCAAATAATAGTTGCTTCAAACATACCCTGTGGCCTCTTGGAAANNNNNNNNNNNNNNNNNNNNNNNNNNNNNNNNNNNNNNNNNNNNNNNNNNNNNNNNNNNNNNNNNNNNNNNNNNNNNNNNNNNNNNNNNNNNNNNNNNNNNNNNNNNNNNNNNNNNNNNNNNNNNNNNNNNNNNNNNNNNNNNNNNNNNNNNNNNNNNNNNNNNNNNNNNNNNNNNNNNNNNNNNNNNNNNNNNNNNNNNNNNNNNNNNNNNNNNNNNNNNNNNNNNNNNNNNNNNNNNNNNNNNNNNNNNNNNNNNNNNGACCGCAGAAGTAAACTTTATTGGCTTGGTTGGCTGCTTCGTAATTTCAGTACATCTAGAATTCAGATTGTTGTTAAGTAGAGCATGATAAACAAAGGCAATCATTATATAAAGCattattcgttatatatatttcttacaataATCTATTGCAGCGTGCATAAAAAACAACTGTCAAAACACTTCATTTAGTTCACTGATTTTTAAAGCACTTCAGTTGAGAGAAATATNNNNNNNNNNNNNNNNNNNNNNNNNNNNNNNNNNNNNNNNNNNNNNNNNNNNNNNNAGTATTATATAGAACAGTTATGGAATCACTGTTTAGGAtaaattaaatcataataaattattattatNNNNNNNNNNNNNNNNNNNNNNNNNNNNNNNNNNNNNNNNNNNNNNNNNNNNNNNNNNNNNNNNNNNNNNNNNNNNNNNNNNNNNNNNNNNNNNNNNNNNNNNNNNNNNNNNNNNNNNNNNNNNNNNNNNNNNNNNNNNNNNNNNNNNNNNNNNNNNNNNNNNNNNTTTACAATTACTTTTCATAGTCTCTTCGAATCGGTGAAAATGAAGGTTTCGTTCCATTCCTGTTTGCATGGCGTGAAGGATATCAGCAAATCCTCCAAAATACTCCCCCCGCGGTAGCATTCAAAACATCTGAGACTTGAACCTTGAATATTTTGCAACATGGTTCACCTGGATACTTCCGTGTTGCTAAAACACATGCACGCAGCATATATCAAgacataaattataattataaatacctGCATATATTTGAAATCTCAATAACTCGATTCTGGTTTTTCAAGTGAATACCATAACCAAAGATTTGGATACGGGCAAAAACAACTTTTCTGATTGGTTGGTTACAACTATGACGTCATGACGAGTGTTACTGCCACAGGAGTCCACTATTGAGCTGGTACNNNNNNNNNNNNNNNNNNNNNNNNNNNNNNNNNNNNNNNNNNNNNNNNNNNNNNNNNNNNNNNNNNNNNNNNNNNNNNNNNNNNNNNNNNNNNNNNNNNNNNNNNNNNNNNNNNNNNNNNNNNNNNNNNNNNNNNNNNNNNNNNNNNNNNNNNNNNNNNNNNNNNNNNNNNNNNNNNNNNNNNNNNNNNNNNNNNNNNNNNNNNNNNNNNNNNNNNNNNNNNNNNNNNNNNNNNNNNNNNNNNNNNNNNNNNNNNNNNNNNNNNNNNNNNNNNNNNNNNNNNNNNNNNNNNNNNNNNNNNNNNNNNNNNNNNNNNNNNNNNNNNNNNNNNNNNNNNNNNNNNNNNNNNNNNNNNNNNNNNNNNNNNNNNNNNNNNNNNNNNNNNNNNNNNNNNNNNNNNNNNNNNNNNNNNNNNNNNNNNNNNNNNNNNNNNNNNNNNNNNNNNNNNNNNNNNNNNNNNNNNNNNNNNNNNNNNNNNNNTTGACGCAGTTAATCAGGTTTTCCAACCCTCCTCACCAGACCCCATCGACTCATCACAAATCCATACTATTTATTTTCAGAACTTTCCCTAAAAAAGCCTGAAATTCCTGTTGTAAGCAGAGGCTTTCTGCCTGACCACGGTCAGCTAATTGACGCTTGACTGAAGAGAAAGGCACCGAAGGGTAATATATAAAGCCTTTGAGAAATATTAACATAGTCACAAGCTAAAATAACCAgtgaaaagataataacaataagactgACGGAATAACACTGATGAAGGTAAATAACCGACGATGAATTGATGAGTAATGAACTTTgagtaaaaaaatgaagaagatataaatgaatgaaatataacaataaaaggtAAATATGCTCTTGTTNNNNNNNNNNNNNNNNNNNNNNNNNNNNNNNNNNNNNNNNNNNNNNNNNNNNNNNNNNNNNNNNNNNNNNNNNNNNNNNNNNNNNNNNNNNNNNNNNNNNNNNNNNNNNNNNNNNNNNGCTTGGCAATAAGAACCCACTCCCTTATGCCATTAGccatacacaaaaacaactaAATCGCGCGGTTGTGGTGACAACAGGTAAAGAAGTtgtataaaattagataaaaggaGGCCAAAGAAAGTAACATCATNNNNNNNNNNNNNNNNNNNNNNNNNNNNNNNNNNNNNNNNNNNNNNNNNNNNNNNNNNNNNNNNNNNNNNNNNNNNNNNNNNNNNNNNNNNNNNNNNNNNNNNNNNNNNNNNNNNNNNNNNNNNNNNNNNNNNNNNNNNNNNNNNAGAGAAAAGCATAGATTCTCCCACAGCCCAGGAAGTGTAACGGGTTAAGCTAGACTAACGGGAACCTCCTTGTGGCTCGTTTTCTACCATGACATTTAAGTGAAGGTCAATGGCGCGTGTTGGGTATTGGCATATGGTAGTGGGTGGAGAGAAGAGGGtcggggaggaagaaaaggggtttaGAGTCGTGGGGGGGAGCATGAGTTTTNNNNNNNNNNNNNNNNNNNNNNNNNNNNNNNNNNNNNNNNNNNNNNNNNNNNNNNNNNNNNNNNNNNNNNNNNNNNNNNNNNNNNNNNNNNNNNNNNNNNNNNNNNNNNNNNNNNNNNNNNNNNNNNNNNNNNNNNNNNNNNNNNNNNNNNNNNNNNNNNNNNNNNNNNNNNNNNNNNNNNNNNNNNNNNNNNNNNNNNNNcacacacacatatacagtctCAGTGGATAAAGTTGACAACTTCCATTGAAACACACAGGAAAGTTGGTGCATACTCTTTAGGCCGCAACACCCATACGCTCGCACATAGGCCCTTACAGCTGACAACGCTACCACTCCAGcgacaagggaaggggaaatgtatTAATGNNNNNNNNNNNNNNNNNNNNNNNNNNNNNNNNNNNNNNNNNNNNNNNNNNNNNNNNNNNNNNNNNNNNNNNNNNNNNNNNNNNNNNNNNNNNNNNNNNNNNNNNNNNNNNNNNNNNNNNNNNNNNNNNNNNNNNNNNNNNNNNNNNNNNNNNNNNNNNNNNNNNNNNNNNNNNNNNNNNNNNNNNNNNNNNNNNNNNNNNNNNNNNNNNNNNAAGTACCCTCTTCACTTTTCGCCTTCAGCTTTCCCAAGAATATTCAAATTGGTCGAATTTACTTCCACCATAGTAGAACGAACCCAAATCATGAACCTGCGACAGGAGAATGTGATCATTTAAGTCATTTAATGCAGGGAAGGACGATTAAAGAGAACCATGTTGTGGATCCTTGCTGCTAGCGATTTGACCCCCGCTGCACTGGCAAGGAAATCTTTTGTGATGCTCTGGGACATTTTCAGCGGGGAAAGAGGTACAGGTGAGCTGTATGGCCTTCCGAAGAACACTACGATGAGGTCAGAAAAGTGCCTGGACGCCATGAAGGATTTCATGCAGTCCCCCTTTGACGTTTGATAAAGAAATGGTTCTTTTATGCACGACGTCGCCTCTTATCATGGACACCATTCCGACCCTGTCAATGCCACGCCTGCAGGAGCCATCGCACGGGTCTGGAGGGACTTGGACCAAGACTACCTCGAAAACCTGGCTACCAGCAGGCCCCAGCGCCTTTAGGATGTCATAAGACCCAGGGGAGATGTTACTAAGTTCTAAAGGAAGCTAACATATACAATAACCACagcttttttcattttgctttatgGTAAATACAAATGATGCAAGATTTTTTTACTTGGGAAAGGTAAGGTTTGNNNNNNNNNNNNNNNNNNNNNNNNNNNNNNNNNNNNNNNNNNNNNNNNNNNNNNNNNNNNNNNNNNNNNNNNNNNNNNNNNNNNNNNNNNNNNNNNNNNNNNNNNNNNNNNNNNNNNNNNNNNNNNNNNNNNNNNNNNNNNNNNNNNNNNNNNNNNNNNNNNNNNNNNNNNNNNNNNNNNNNNNNNNNNNNNNNNNNNNNNNNNNNNNNNNNNNNNNNNNNNNNNNNNNNNNNNNNNNNNNNNNNNNNNNNNNNNNNNNNNNNNNNNNNNNNNNNNNNNNNNNNNNNNNNNNNNNNNNNNNNNNNNNNNNNNNNNNNNNNNNNNNNNNNNNNNNNNNNNNNNNNNNNNNNNNNNNNGAcgctaagaaagaaaaaaaaatccagttcgtAGCCTTCTTTGTAGACTAGCGTGCCAGTCTCGTTGAAGTCGGCAAGGTCAACGGACGCTACAGCCACGCCTCGCTAGTGATGCTATGAAACATCTTGAAAGTTCTTGAAATTGGGGcacatgtgtttataaataagtaCTGTAGATCTGGTGGTGATGATTGTATGATATTGGTTGACGAATATGAAGGAGTTTTACCTAGAGACTTGAGAATTGTGTATTACGTTTTCTATGTCGGTATAGAATGGATAATAGGGCTGTGTCTAAGCAAGTTTTATGGATGTGTATGGTACACCAAAAAGTTGAATTgtagtaatatatacaaaatatatcaggTAAAGattaatcatgtaaaaaaaagataaatacaattgATCCATTCAACAGATAATGGACAACGCAAACAGCATTCCCTCTTATGCCGTGCTGTTTCTGACCACCGTGTTAGTCACTACGTCAGGAACATGGGACACTCTGCATCATCGTAATAAACATGTATCAGGTaagttctctttctccctgtccctcccccaacCNNNNNNNNNNNNNNNNNNNNNNNNNNNNNNNNNNNNNNNNNNNNNNNNNNNNNNNNNNNNNNNNNNNNNNNNNNNNNNNNNNNNNNNNNNNNNNNNNNNNNNNNNNNNNNNNNNNNNNNcatttcctttcctttcgcacTCAGCCTGAGTGCGGTCATGCGAGTTGAATTTAGTTTGTGAAAGTAGGATGTGTTCTTGGCCACGGTGCGTGCAGACTAGATATTAGAAGTATTGTNNNNNNNNNNNNNNNNNNNNNNNNNNNNNNNNNNNNNNNNNNNNNNNNNNNNNNNNNNNNNNNNNNNNNNNNNNNNNNNNNNNNNNNNNNNNNNNNNNNNNNNNNNNNNNNNNNNNNNNNNNNNNNNNNNNNNNNNNNNNNNNNNNNNNNNNNNNNNNNNNNNNNNNNNNNNNNNNNNNNNNNNNNNNNNNNNNNNNNNNNNNNNNNNNNNNNNNNNNNNNNNNNNNNNNNNNNNNNNNNNNNNNNNNNNNNNNNNNNNNNNNNNNNNNNNNNNNNNNNNNNNNNNNNNNNNNNNNNNNNNNNNNNNNNNNNNNNNNNNNNNNNNNNNNNNNNNNNNNNNNNNNNNNNNNNNNNNNNNNNNNNNNNNNNNNNNNNNNNNNNNNNNNNNNNNNNNNNNNNNNNNNNNNNNNNNNNNNNNNNNNNNNNNNNNNNNNNNNNNNNNNNNNNNNNNNNNNNNNNNNNNNNNNNNNNNNNNNNNNNNNNNNNNNNNNNNNNNNNNNNNNNNNNNNNNNNNNNNNNNNNNNNNNNNNNNNNNNNNNNNNNNNNNNNNNNNNNNNNNNNNNNNNNNNNNNNNNNNNNNNNNNNNNNNNNNNNNNNNNNNNNNNNNNNNNNNNNNNNNNNNNNNNNNNNNNNNNNNNNNNNNNNNNNNNNNNNNNNNNNNNNNNNNNNNNNNNNNNNNNNNNNNNNNNNNNNNNNNNNNNNNNNNNNNNNNNNNNNNNNNNNNNNNNNNNNNNNNNNNNNNNNNNNNNNNNNNNNNNNNNNNNNNNNNNNNNNNNNNNNNNNNNNNNNNNNNNNNNNNNNNNNNNNNNNNNNNNNNNNNNNNNNNNNNNNNNNNNNNNNNNNNNNNNNNNNNNNNNNNNNNNNNNNNNNNNNNNNNNNNNNNNNNNNNNNNNNNNNNNNNNNNNNNNNNNNNNNNNNNNNNNNNNNNNNNNNNNNNNNNNNNNNNNNNNNNNNNNNNNNNNNNNNNNNNNNNNNNNNNNNNNNNNNNNNNNNNNNNNNNNNNNNNNNNNNNNNNNNNNNNNNNNNNNNNNNNNNNNNNNNNNNNNNNNNNNNNNNNNNNNNNNNNNNNNNNNNNNNNNNNNNNNNNNNNNNNNNNNNNNNNNNNNNNNNNNNNNNNNNNNNNNNNNNNNNNNNNNNNNNNNNNNNNNNNNNNNNNNNNNNNNNNNNNNNNNNNNNNNNNNNNNNNNNNNNNNNNNNNNNNNNNNNNNNNNNNNNNNNNNNNNNNNNNNNNNNNNNNNNNNNNNNNNNNNTCAGTAGAGATACATATAGCAAAGCATTACAATAGGGATAAAGTTGACAATTTGGCAACACTATTGCCTTCATTAGTATGGGAACGCAACAAAGCGCTGCTAAGGAATTCACATTAAAAACATGTTACTTTGTACATACAGCTCAGCCGATCAGTTTGATTTGGTTTATTTATGCAGAAATAATAAAGTATTATTCTGAGCATACACTGTTTCCATCCCCACTCAAGTCCCCGACACCTTTCAGGCTTAAGTTCCTCCTCGGAAGAAAGTCGGCCACAGCACCACACGCCTCGCCCCGCCCCGCCCGGCTTTCCCTGGAGTCCTCGGGTCACGGCTCTGTCAGCGGCCAAGCCAATGTCAAGTCGCCAAGCAGGTCTTCTCGCCCCCGACGCCACTTCCTCGCCCAGCCCCGCCCACCCGGCTCGCGTGTTTCTGCTGCCTGAGCTCCTCCTGCCTGTCCCTATCCCTGGATTTCACTTCGTCCCCTTTTTGCGTCCCACCCGGAACTTCGTCGAGAAGAGCGAGGGAACTTCCTACTTCTCCCAACCGGCACAGGTCGATGTTGTGTCTCGGCaggataataatgtatatgagtTAGGTTATTCCGCTTCAGAGGATAACGAGGGAGGGAATGAGTCATTCACTGgccctgctttttcttctttaaaacctTCGTCAGTATCGTCCCCCTTTCCTTCGCATTCTTCTATCGAATCATCTTTAAATTCGTCCCCTTTCTTATCTCCTCTTGTCCGttcttctttgtcctcttccGGTCCAACATCACCGTCCTCCTCCTCGGGGTTTCCTCCCCTTCCCGAAGATATAGAACCCAGGGTCAACCCGATTGCATTCCCCTCACCAGACGACCCCAAAATCTACGAAACCTTGTCAAAAGACCGGATCATTTTCCCTTCGACCACTGAAAAGACCATCAACTTTCCCTCACAAAGCTCCCCACCACCTTCACCCACCTCAACCTCGCCTCCCTTTCCTAATGCCACCGTGGTTGCAAATGTGCATGTCGTATCTGAAAATAACACGGATATAAGAGTGAGTATTATAGCTCCCCACCGACCCTGTACGAGACTGTGTCAATATCCTGCGGGGTCTGGGGTATGCCTTACGGATTTCACGTGCATCAGAAACGTTAACTTTCTCCGCGTTCGTCCTCAGCCTGTGAAAAAAGATTGATTTTTCTGTGTCTATCTTCCTTTACTTTTTGTGATCTGCTATAGCTGCCTGTGTGAGATCATGTATCAGGGATTTATTTATTATGCAGTGATTACTTGTAGTTACCAAAAATGTAGATGAGTGAGATCATGTACCGGAGATANNNNNNNNNNNNNNNNNNNNNNNNNNNNNNNNNNNNNNNNNNNNNNNNTACGATGAAAAGTCATTAAAGTGTCAGCCGTACTCTTTNNNNNNNNNNNNNNNNNNNNNNNNNNNNNNNNNNNNNNNNNNNNNNNNNNNNNNNNNNNNNNNNNNNNNNNNNNNNNNNNNNNNNNNNNNNNNNNNNNNNNNNNNNNNNNNNNNNNNNNNNNNNNNNNNNN
Encoded proteins:
- the LOC119590921 gene encoding rho GTPase-activating protein gacJ-like; protein product: MDNANSIPSYAVLFLTTVLVTTSGTWDTLHHRNKHVSGLSSSSEESRPQHHTPRPAPPGFPWSPRVTALSAAKPMSSRQAGLLAPDATSSPSPAHPARVFLLPELLLPVPIPGFHFVPFLRPTRNFVEKSEGTSYFSQPAQVDVVSRQDNNVYELGYSASEDNEGGNESFTGPAFSSLKPSSVSSPFPSHSSIESSLNSSPFLSPLVRSSLSSSGPTSPSSSSGFPPLPEDIEPRVNPIAFPSPDDPKIYETLSKDRIIFPSTTEKTINFPSQSSPPPSPTSTSPPFPNATVVANVHVVSENNTDIRVSIIAPHRPCTRLCQYPAGSGVCLTDFTCIRNVNFLRVRPQPVKKD